From the Sphingomonas aliaeris genome, one window contains:
- a CDS encoding M61 family metallopeptidase, producing MIRLTLAASLLATVATPVFAENSKPQPVPFVDTIPQARDVPYPGTMTIAVDATDVMRGIFTVKQTIPVDAAGPMTLLYPKWLPGAHSPRGEIEKLAGLVITANGKAVPWTRDPVDVFAFHIDVPRGAKTLDIDLKFLSATKADQGRIVMTPNMLSLQFNSMSLYPAGYFTRQIPVKATVKYPESWSAASGLPSRATGSTYSYERTNYEVLVDSPVLAGRYYRRVPLSPRVNLNLFADTPEELAATPEQVDFHKNLVTQAVKTFGAQHYDTYEFLLSITDQLGGIGLEHHRSSENGVTPGYFTKWADGPGRRNLLPHEYTHSWDGKFRRGADLWTPDYRTPMRGSLLWVYEGQTQFWGYVLQARSGIVSKQDTLDMYASILASLDNRPARNWRPLVDTTNDPVMSSRKPKGWVSYERSEDYYNEGLLVWMEVDSILRRQSGGTKSIDDFARAFFGINDGDWGQVTYTFDDVVSTLNAVQPYDWNAMLKTRLTETGAPAPLKGFIDNGYRLIYTDEPTKAFKTSETASKRTDLTYSVGLSLDKDGEIFGVGWDSPAFKAGLDVGTKIVAVNGTAYSDTAIKAAITAAKTSKDPIQLLIKTGEKITPAAIDYHGGLRYPRLEKVGTGEGGLDRLLAPR from the coding sequence ATGATCCGCCTGACCCTTGCCGCGAGCTTGCTCGCCACCGTCGCGACGCCTGTGTTCGCGGAGAATTCCAAGCCGCAGCCGGTACCGTTCGTCGATACGATCCCGCAAGCGCGCGACGTGCCCTATCCCGGCACGATGACGATCGCCGTCGATGCCACCGACGTGATGCGCGGCATCTTCACAGTGAAGCAGACGATCCCGGTCGATGCGGCGGGGCCGATGACGTTGCTGTATCCGAAATGGCTGCCCGGCGCGCACAGCCCACGCGGCGAGATCGAGAAGCTGGCCGGTCTGGTCATCACGGCGAACGGCAAGGCCGTGCCGTGGACGCGCGATCCGGTCGACGTCTTCGCCTTCCATATCGACGTGCCGCGCGGCGCGAAGACGCTGGATATCGACCTGAAGTTCCTGTCCGCGACCAAGGCCGATCAGGGCCGCATCGTGATGACGCCGAACATGCTGAGCCTGCAGTTCAATTCCATGAGCCTGTATCCGGCGGGCTATTTCACGCGGCAGATCCCGGTCAAGGCGACGGTAAAGTATCCGGAGAGCTGGAGCGCGGCATCCGGACTGCCGTCACGGGCGACGGGATCGACCTATTCGTACGAGCGCACGAATTACGAAGTACTGGTCGATTCGCCCGTGCTGGCGGGGCGCTATTATCGCCGCGTGCCGCTGTCGCCGCGGGTGAACCTCAACCTGTTTGCCGACACGCCCGAGGAACTGGCGGCAACCCCCGAACAGGTCGATTTCCACAAGAACCTCGTGACGCAGGCGGTGAAGACGTTCGGTGCGCAGCATTACGATACGTACGAATTCCTTCTGTCGATCACCGATCAGCTGGGCGGGATCGGCCTGGAGCATCATCGCTCGTCCGAAAACGGCGTCACGCCGGGCTATTTCACGAAATGGGCGGACGGCCCGGGCCGCCGTAACCTGTTGCCGCACGAATACACGCACAGCTGGGACGGCAAGTTCCGCCGCGGCGCCGACCTGTGGACGCCCGATTACCGCACGCCGATGCGTGGCTCGCTGCTGTGGGTCTATGAAGGGCAGACGCAATTCTGGGGCTATGTGCTGCAGGCGCGATCCGGCATCGTGTCGAAGCAGGACACGCTCGACATGTACGCGTCGATCCTGGCGAGCCTCGACAATCGCCCGGCGCGCAACTGGCGTCCGCTGGTCGATACGACGAACGATCCGGTCATGTCCTCGCGCAAGCCGAAGGGCTGGGTCAGCTACGAACGCAGCGAGGACTATTACAACGAGGGCCTGCTGGTCTGGATGGAAGTCGATTCGATCCTGCGCAGGCAATCGGGCGGCACGAAGTCGATCGACGATTTCGCGCGTGCGTTCTTCGGCATCAACGACGGTGACTGGGGTCAGGTTACCTATACATTCGACGACGTCGTATCGACGCTAAACGCGGTTCAGCCCTATGACTGGAACGCGATGCTGAAGACCCGACTTACTGAGACCGGTGCTCCCGCGCCGCTCAAGGGCTTCATCGATAACGGTTATCGCCTGATTTACACCGACGAACCGACCAAGGCGTTCAAGACGTCGGAAACCGCCTCGAAACGCACCGATTTGACCTATTCGGTCGGTTTGTCGCTGGACAAAGACGGCGAGATCTTCGGCGTGGGCTGGGACAGCCCGGCGTTCAAGGCGGGTCTCGACGTCGGTACGAAGATCGTCGCGGTCAACGGCACGGCCTATAGCGACACCGCGATCAAGGCAGCGATCACGGCGGCGAAGACCTCGAAAGATCCGATCCAGTTATTGATCAAGACCGGAGAGAAGATCACGCCGGCGGCCATCGACTATCATGGCGGCCTCCGCTATCCGCGCCTCGAAAAGGTCGGCACCGGAGAGGGTGGTCTCGATCGGCTGCTCGCACCCCGCTGA
- a CDS encoding DUF1345 domain-containing protein — MKLNLGHRIAPTRFVVFVILFAIGLAALIPMLGRGRGAMASFDIAAAVFLCAVIPLLGKRPKEMRAIAKSNDANRALLLAVTGIVMGMILVSVASEMMGGKSSTLGIALIVTTLALAWLFSNTIYALHYAHLFYTGNDKGKDSGGITVPGSDEPDYWDFIYFSFTLGMTFQTSDVEIGSREIRRVVIGQCLAAFVFNIGVLAFTINVLGGG, encoded by the coding sequence ATGAAGCTCAATCTCGGCCACCGCATCGCCCCGACGCGATTCGTCGTCTTCGTCATCCTGTTCGCGATCGGACTGGCGGCATTGATCCCGATGCTGGGGCGCGGACGCGGAGCGATGGCCTCGTTCGATATAGCCGCCGCAGTTTTCCTGTGCGCGGTCATCCCGTTGCTCGGCAAGCGCCCGAAGGAAATGCGCGCCATCGCGAAATCGAACGACGCCAATCGCGCCTTGCTGCTGGCGGTGACCGGGATCGTCATGGGGATGATCCTGGTCTCGGTCGCGAGCGAGATGATGGGCGGGAAAAGCAGCACGCTAGGCATCGCGCTAATCGTCACGACGCTGGCGCTGGCGTGGCTGTTCTCGAACACGATCTACGCGCTGCATTACGCGCACCTGTTCTACACCGGGAATGACAAGGGGAAGGATAGCGGCGGGATAACGGTGCCCGGCAGCGACGAACCCGATTATTGGGACTTCATCTATTTCAGCTTCACGCTTGGCATGACGTTCCAGACGTCGGACGTCGAGATCGGATCGCGCGAGATACGGCGGGTCGTGATCGGCCAGTGCCTTGCCGCGTTCGTGTTCAATATCGGGGTTTTGGCGTTTACGATCAACGTGCTGGGGGGCGGTTGA
- a CDS encoding TfoX/Sxy family protein, which yields MAVDEGLVAWVEEAIEPLGTVTRRAMMGGATLYCDGTIFAIISLDALWFKADAVSDAEWDAAGCVRFSYEMGEGRVGTMNYRRAPDDVYDDGDEMRRWATLALAAGARAPVKKPKARKL from the coding sequence ATGGCGGTCGACGAAGGCCTGGTCGCGTGGGTGGAAGAGGCGATAGAGCCGCTCGGCACCGTCACGCGCCGGGCGATGATGGGCGGTGCCACATTGTATTGCGACGGCACGATCTTCGCGATCATCTCGCTGGATGCTTTGTGGTTCAAGGCCGATGCTGTCAGCGACGCCGAATGGGACGCGGCGGGATGTGTGCGCTTCAGCTACGAAATGGGCGAGGGGCGGGTAGGAACGATGAACTACCGCCGGGCGCCGGACGACGTGTATGACGATGGCGACGAGATGCGGCGCTGGGCGACCTTGGCGCTTGCCGCCGGGGCGCGGGCGCCGGTGAAGAAACCCAAGGCGCGAAAGTTGTGA
- a CDS encoding GNAT family N-acetyltransferase — protein sequence MSIIIRPATPDDVGTIMGFVRELATFEKAPEQVTSTEATMHTALFGAHPAAEAIIAELDGDVVGMAVFYHNFSTWTGVRGIWLDDLYVTPAARGSGAGRALLSHLAGIAVDRGCARFEWWVLDWNERAIEFYRKVGAEPMDEWTAQRMSGDALLRLAGRDPAGHD from the coding sequence ATGAGCATTATCATAAGACCCGCCACGCCTGACGATGTCGGCACGATCATGGGGTTCGTGCGCGAACTCGCGACGTTCGAGAAGGCGCCGGAGCAGGTCACCTCCACGGAAGCGACGATGCACACGGCGTTGTTCGGCGCACATCCGGCCGCGGAGGCGATCATCGCGGAACTGGACGGCGATGTCGTCGGGATGGCCGTCTTCTACCATAACTTCTCCACCTGGACCGGGGTTCGCGGAATCTGGCTCGACGATCTGTACGTCACGCCGGCAGCGCGTGGATCGGGTGCCGGGCGGGCGTTGCTGTCGCATCTCGCGGGAATCGCGGTCGACCGGGGATGCGCGCGATTCGAATGGTGGGTGCTCGACTGGAACGAGCGCGCGATCGAATTCTACCGGAAGGTAGGCGCGGAGCCGATGGACGAGTGGACCGCACAGCGCATGTCCGGCGACGCACTGCTGCGGCTGGCGGGACGCGATCCCGCCGGGCACGACTGA
- a CDS encoding DMT family transporter: protein MAWILLVVGGLFEIGFTTCLRYVDGFRNVGWTLGFLASVGCSMGLLEVASRSIPMGTAYAVWGGIGALGTVIVGILWFGEPATLPRILLILGVVLCIAGLKLTAGH from the coding sequence ATGGCCTGGATACTGTTGGTGGTCGGCGGGCTGTTCGAAATCGGCTTCACGACATGTCTGCGCTATGTCGATGGCTTCCGGAACGTCGGCTGGACGCTGGGCTTCCTCGCCTCCGTCGGCTGCTCGATGGGATTGCTGGAGGTCGCATCGCGATCGATCCCGATGGGCACGGCCTATGCCGTCTGGGGCGGGATCGGCGCGCTGGGTACGGTGATCGTCGGCATATTGTGGTTCGGCGAGCCCGCGACGCTGCCACGGATCCTGCTCATCCTGGGCGTGGTTCTGTGCATCGCCGGGCTGAAGCTGACGGCGGGGCATTGA
- the ppa gene encoding inorganic diphosphatase produces MRIDLIPIGDDPPNSLNVIIEVPVGGEPVKYEFDKASGALFVDRILHTPMRYPANYGFVPHTLSPDGDPLDALVIARSPFVPGCVVRARPIAVLKLEDEAGGDEKLVCVPVDTTFPYYTDIGERSDLPSIVLAQIEHFFKHYKDLESEKWVRIGEWGDAEEAKRIVLEAIEAAKAAKAEKGE; encoded by the coding sequence ATGCGCATCGATTTGATTCCGATCGGCGACGATCCCCCCAACAGCCTGAACGTCATTATCGAAGTGCCGGTCGGCGGCGAGCCGGTGAAGTATGAATTCGACAAGGCTAGCGGTGCGCTGTTCGTCGATCGAATCCTGCACACGCCGATGCGCTATCCGGCGAATTACGGCTTCGTTCCCCACACGCTGTCGCCCGACGGCGATCCGCTGGACGCACTGGTCATCGCCCGATCACCGTTCGTGCCCGGCTGCGTCGTTCGCGCGCGCCCGATCGCAGTGCTCAAGCTGGAAGACGAGGCCGGCGGCGACGAGAAGCTGGTCTGCGTCCCCGTCGACACGACCTTCCCTTATTACACCGACATCGGCGAACGCAGTGATTTGCCCTCGATCGTGCTCGCGCAGATCGAGCATTTCTTCAAACACTATAAGGATCTGGAGTCCGAAAAGTGGGTGCGGATCGGCGAGTGGGGCGATGCCGAGGAAGCGAAGCGCATCGTTCTGGAAGCGATCGAAGCCGCCAAGGCAGCCAAGGCCGAGAAGGGCGAGTAA
- a CDS encoding DMT family transporter has product MDAVMKGMSIAHGAYSAVLWRSVAGVVLMLPIFLARRRPWPGREAIILHASRGIVAGASVLLFFWGLVRVPIAQGVALTFLAPLIALFLAAAMLGETIRRAAIGGSIIASLGVLAIAAGQWQAQASTETVLGSVAIVVASILYAGSLILLRRQAQIADPLEVALFTSIVLAALLMLGAPWFSAIPGIALLPGIFGSAVLGSVSAVLLAWAYRHAEAQVLAPVEYTAFLWSAILGYVVFGEYVTAWTVAGAILIIGGCLFAIRGPAAPAPQTEAAA; this is encoded by the coding sequence AATGAAGGGCATGTCGATCGCGCATGGCGCTTACAGCGCGGTGCTGTGGCGATCCGTGGCGGGCGTCGTCTTGATGCTGCCGATCTTTCTGGCGAGACGACGGCCTTGGCCCGGACGTGAGGCGATCATCCTGCACGCATCCCGCGGGATCGTGGCGGGGGCATCGGTGCTGTTATTCTTCTGGGGGCTGGTGCGTGTACCGATCGCGCAGGGGGTTGCACTGACCTTCCTGGCCCCGCTGATCGCCCTGTTCCTCGCGGCGGCTATGCTGGGCGAGACGATCCGCCGGGCCGCGATCGGCGGGTCGATCATCGCCAGCCTTGGCGTGCTGGCGATTGCGGCGGGGCAGTGGCAGGCACAGGCCTCCACCGAAACCGTCCTGGGATCGGTCGCGATCGTCGTCGCGTCGATCCTGTACGCCGGCAGCCTGATCCTGCTGCGGCGGCAGGCGCAGATCGCCGATCCGCTGGAGGTGGCCCTGTTCACCAGCATCGTCCTGGCGGCGTTGCTGATGCTGGGCGCGCCGTGGTTTTCGGCAATTCCCGGCATCGCGCTGCTTCCCGGCATCTTCGGGTCCGCCGTGCTGGGATCGGTATCGGCGGTGCTGCTCGCCTGGGCCTACCGCCATGCCGAGGCGCAAGTGCTGGCACCAGTCGAATATACCGCGTTCCTTTGGTCCGCCATTCTGGGCTACGTCGTATTCGGCGAATACGTCACCGCGTGGACGGTGGCAGGCGCGATCCTGATCATCGGCGGATGCCTGTTCGCCATTCGCGGCCCCGCCGCTCCCGCCCCGCAAACAGAGGCTGCCGCATGA
- the hisS gene encoding histidine--tRNA ligase translates to MARIETPKRIRGTQDIFGEEQRRFAHVLETFDRVRKLYCFQRVDIPVFESTAVFARSLGETTDVVSKEMYTFEDRGGDSITLRPEFTAGIARAYLTEGWQQYAPLKLATHGPVFRYERPQKGRFRQFHQIDAEVIGAAEPAADVELLVLADQLLHELGIADGVTLQLNTLGDAETRDAWRAALVAHFEAHRGELSDDSVARLEKNPLRILDSKDPRDRPIADSAPDIDAYLTPEARAFFDAVTAGLDAAGVAWTRNARLVRGLDYYRHTAFEFVTDRLGAQGTVLAGGRYDGLIESLGGPATAGVGWAAGVERLAMLIEEPQQFRPQVVVTSVASTSEPIVHLLASKLRKSGSSVDIVVTGSINKRLEKAQSRLPMIVLIVTPASNASQIALDVKRGRGAAEVSYQETEDRARDLLTKVGTVQRPAGPTDFGEDFLVTLPE, encoded by the coding sequence ATGGCCCGTATCGAAACCCCCAAGCGCATCCGTGGAACGCAGGACATCTTCGGCGAGGAGCAGCGCCGGTTCGCGCATGTGCTCGAGACGTTCGATCGTGTTCGGAAGCTGTATTGCTTCCAGCGTGTCGATATTCCGGTGTTCGAAAGCACCGCCGTATTCGCGCGGTCGCTGGGCGAGACGACCGATGTTGTGTCGAAGGAAATGTACACTTTCGAGGATCGCGGTGGGGACTCGATCACGTTGCGTCCGGAATTCACCGCGGGCATTGCCCGTGCGTATCTGACCGAGGGGTGGCAGCAATATGCGCCGCTGAAACTGGCCACGCATGGCCCGGTCTTCCGCTACGAACGCCCGCAAAAGGGCCGCTTCCGCCAGTTCCACCAGATCGATGCCGAGGTGATCGGCGCGGCGGAACCGGCGGCCGACGTCGAATTGCTCGTTCTGGCGGATCAGTTGCTACACGAACTGGGCATTGCGGACGGCGTGACGTTGCAGCTTAATACGCTGGGTGACGCGGAAACGCGCGACGCGTGGCGGGCGGCGCTGGTCGCGCATTTCGAGGCGCATCGCGGCGAGTTATCCGATGACAGCGTGGCGCGGCTGGAGAAGAACCCGCTGCGGATCCTCGATTCCAAGGACCCGCGCGACCGCCCGATCGCGGACAGCGCGCCGGATATCGACGCATACCTGACGCCGGAGGCTCGCGCGTTCTTCGATGCGGTGACGGCCGGACTGGATGCAGCGGGCGTGGCATGGACGCGCAACGCCCGGCTGGTGCGCGGGCTGGATTATTACCGGCACACGGCGTTCGAATTCGTCACGGATCGGTTGGGCGCGCAAGGCACCGTGCTGGCGGGCGGGCGGTATGACGGGCTGATCGAGAGCCTTGGCGGGCCGGCGACGGCGGGTGTCGGGTGGGCTGCGGGTGTCGAGCGGCTGGCTATGCTTATTGAAGAACCTCAGCAGTTTCGACCCCAGGTCGTCGTCACAAGTGTCGCTTCCACTTCAGAACCCATAGTGCATCTTTTAGCTTCGAAGCTCAGAAAGTCCGGTTCGTCCGTCGATATAGTAGTCACTGGATCAATAAATAAAAGATTGGAGAAGGCACAAAGCCGTCTGCCCATGATCGTTTTGATCGTTACGCCGGCATCAAATGCATCCCAGATCGCGTTGGATGTTAAACGCGGCAGAGGGGCGGCTGAAGTAAGTTATCAAGAAACTGAAGATCGGGCCCGTGACTTACTAACGAAAGTCGGCACCGTTCAGCGACCGGCTGGGCCGACTGATTTTGGTGAAGATTTCCTCGTGACCCTGCCCGAATGA
- the prfA gene encoding peptide chain release factor 1 translates to MTTISPERIAQIEARRDELQALMATGDLPSDRFVAVSKEYAELEPVARAAGEVRRLRAELEVLAGMETDTDPEIRTMARDEIAVIRDTLPQAERSLALALLPRDAADERAAMLEIRPGTGGDEAALFVGDLLRMYQRFAETQGWRVELISASSSEAGGYKEVVASVTGQGVFARLKFEAGVHRVQRVPATETQGRIHTSAATVAVLPEAEEVDVKIDDKDLRIDVYRSSGPGGQSVNTTDSAVRIVHIPTGMTVIQQDEKSQHKNKAKALKVLRTRLYEAERERLHQERAGARKSMVGSGDRSERIRTYNYPQGRVTDHRINLTLHRLPEILEGDMSDLIGALIAQDEAERLATLDD, encoded by the coding sequence ATGACCACAATCTCCCCGGAACGGATCGCGCAGATCGAGGCGCGGCGGGATGAGTTGCAGGCGCTGATGGCGACCGGCGACTTGCCGTCGGATCGCTTTGTCGCAGTGTCCAAGGAATATGCCGAACTGGAACCGGTCGCGCGGGCGGCGGGGGAAGTGCGGCGGCTGCGCGCCGAACTGGAGGTGCTCGCCGGGATGGAAACCGACACGGATCCCGAGATCCGCACCATGGCGCGCGACGAGATCGCCGTGATCCGCGACACGTTGCCGCAGGCCGAACGCTCTTTGGCACTGGCGCTGTTGCCGCGCGATGCGGCGGACGAGCGTGCGGCGATGCTGGAAATCCGTCCCGGCACCGGCGGGGATGAGGCGGCACTGTTCGTCGGCGACCTCCTGCGCATGTACCAGCGCTTTGCCGAGACGCAGGGCTGGCGCGTCGAACTCATCTCGGCGAGCAGTTCCGAAGCCGGCGGATACAAGGAAGTCGTTGCCAGCGTGACGGGGCAGGGCGTCTTCGCCCGACTGAAGTTCGAGGCCGGGGTTCACCGCGTGCAGCGCGTGCCAGCGACCGAGACGCAAGGCCGCATCCACACCTCCGCCGCGACCGTCGCCGTCCTGCCCGAAGCGGAGGAAGTCGATGTCAAGATCGACGACAAGGATCTGCGGATCGACGTCTACCGGTCTTCGGGCCCCGGCGGGCAATCCGTCAACACGACCGACTCCGCGGTTCGCATCGTGCACATCCCGACCGGCATGACCGTCATCCAGCAGGACGAGAAGTCGCAGCACAAGAACAAGGCCAAGGCGCTGAAGGTGTTGCGAACCCGCCTGTACGAGGCGGAGCGCGAGCGGCTGCATCAGGAGCGGGCGGGCGCGCGCAAGTCGATGGTCGGCAGCGGCGACCGGTCGGAACGGATACGGACGTACAATTATCCGCAGGGGCGCGTGACCGATCACCGCATCAACCTGACGCTGCATCGCCTGCCGGAAATCTTGGAGGGCGATATGAGCGACCTGATCGGTGCTCTGATCGCGCAGGACGAGGCGGAGCGGCTGGCGACCCTGGATGACTAG